One window from the genome of Amycolatopsis sp. NBC_01480 encodes:
- a CDS encoding heme o synthase, whose translation MSLVNAAHGRSEDTSAVHPTGERPHGARRSVRQVVGAYVALAKPRVIELLLVTTIPAMFLAGRQIPSPWLVVATLVGGTMAAGSANALNCVIDADIDKVMNRTKRRPLVKDSVPRRSALIFGLLLGVASFAVLYFTVNLLSAILAIATILFYIFVYTLGLKRRTSQNVVWGGAAGCMPVVIGWAAVSGTVQWPAFVMFGVIFFWTPPHTWALGMKYRDDYERAGVPMLPVVASPQHVARQIVIYSWVMVAWTLLLLPVTSWLYATFAVLAGGWFLFYAHSLQAAVRRGEETKPMSLFHRSNTYLMIVFVALAVDSAIGLPTLGLPF comes from the coding sequence ATGTCGTTGGTGAACGCTGCGCACGGACGCAGTGAAGACACCAGCGCCGTACACCCGACCGGTGAACGACCGCACGGTGCCCGGCGAAGCGTCCGCCAGGTGGTCGGCGCCTACGTGGCCCTCGCCAAGCCGCGCGTGATCGAGCTGCTCCTCGTCACCACCATCCCGGCGATGTTCCTGGCCGGGCGCCAGATCCCGTCGCCGTGGCTGGTGGTCGCCACGCTCGTCGGCGGCACGATGGCCGCGGGCAGCGCGAACGCGCTCAACTGCGTGATCGACGCCGACATCGACAAGGTGATGAACCGGACCAAGCGGCGCCCGCTGGTCAAGGACTCGGTGCCGCGGCGCAGCGCGCTGATCTTCGGGCTGCTGCTCGGGGTGGCGTCGTTCGCCGTCCTGTACTTCACGGTGAACTTGCTTTCCGCGATCCTCGCGATCGCGACGATCCTGTTCTACATCTTCGTCTACACCCTCGGCCTCAAGCGCCGGACTTCGCAGAACGTGGTCTGGGGCGGGGCGGCCGGCTGCATGCCGGTGGTGATCGGCTGGGCCGCGGTCTCGGGCACGGTGCAGTGGCCGGCGTTCGTGATGTTCGGCGTGATCTTCTTCTGGACCCCGCCGCACACCTGGGCACTGGGCATGAAGTACCGCGACGACTACGAGCGCGCGGGCGTGCCGATGCTGCCGGTGGTCGCCAGCCCGCAGCACGTGGCCCGCCAGATCGTCATCTACTCCTGGGTGATGGTCGCCTGGACGCTGCTGCTGCTGCCGGTGACGAGCTGGCTGTACGCCACCTTCGCGGTGCTGGCCGGCGGCTGGTTCCTGTTCTACGCGCACAGCCTCCAGGCCGCGGTCCGCCGCGGCGAGGAGACCAAGCCGATGTCGCTGTTCCACCGCTCGAACACCTACCTGATGATCGTGTTCGTCGCGCTGGCCGTCGACTCGGCGATCGGGCTGCCGACCCTGGGCCTGCCGTTCTAG
- the tkt gene encoding transketolase — MSETASTSENNPLLRRNVPADWTEADTRAVDTVRVLAADAVEHCGSGHPGTAMSLAPLAYTLFQRTLRHDPADQNWPGRDRFVLSAGHSSLTLYIQLYLAGYGLELEDLKQLRRWGSKTPGHPEYRHTDGVETTTGPLGQGLANAVGMAMAARRERGLLDPDAAPGESIFDHYIYAIASDGDIEEGVTAEASSIAGRQELGNLIVFWDDNKISIEDDTNIALSEDTVARYEAYGWHTQFVEGGENVVALEEAIKNAKAETGRPSFIAVRTVIGYPAPKKMGTGKAHGAALGAEEVAAVKEVLGFDPAQSFQVDDAVITHTRKALERGKAAHAEWQEKFEAWGAANPERKKLADRMSSRTLPEGFADNLPKWEPDAKGVATRKASGEVLNALAGPLPELWGGSADLAESNNTTMKGADSFGPEKASTDMWKTSPYGRTLHFGIREHAMGSILNGIALHGGTRPYGATFLIFSDYMRPPVRLAALMKAPVTYVWTHDSIGLGEDGPTHQPIEQLSALRAIPGLNVVRPADANETAYAWKAVLEDVHHPSGLALTRQNVPVLEGTSAEGVAKGGYVLADSDGTPDVVLIGTGSEVQLAVEAKKALAADGIKARVVSMPCVEWFDAQDQSYRDSVIPPSVKARVSVEAGIAQSWHRFTGDAGVNVSIEHFGASADAATLFREFGFTTDAVTDAARRSIANTKN; from the coding sequence GTGTCCGAAACCGCTTCTACCAGCGAGAACAACCCTTTGCTCCGGCGTAACGTGCCCGCCGACTGGACCGAGGCCGACACCCGCGCCGTCGACACCGTCCGGGTGCTGGCCGCGGACGCGGTCGAGCACTGCGGCAGCGGGCACCCCGGCACCGCGATGAGCCTGGCCCCGCTCGCCTACACGCTCTTCCAGCGGACCCTGCGCCACGACCCGGCCGACCAGAACTGGCCGGGCCGCGACCGCTTCGTGCTCTCGGCCGGGCACTCGAGCCTCACCCTCTACATCCAGCTGTACCTCGCCGGCTACGGGCTCGAGCTCGAAGACCTCAAGCAGCTGCGCCGCTGGGGCTCGAAGACCCCGGGCCACCCGGAGTACCGCCACACCGACGGCGTCGAGACCACCACCGGCCCGCTCGGCCAGGGCCTGGCGAACGCCGTGGGCATGGCGATGGCCGCCCGCCGCGAGCGCGGCCTGCTGGACCCGGACGCCGCCCCCGGCGAGAGCATCTTCGACCACTACATCTACGCGATCGCCTCCGACGGCGACATCGAAGAGGGCGTCACCGCCGAGGCCTCCTCGATCGCCGGCCGCCAGGAGCTGGGCAACCTGATCGTCTTCTGGGACGACAACAAGATCTCCATCGAGGACGACACGAACATCGCCCTCTCGGAGGACACCGTCGCCCGCTACGAGGCGTACGGCTGGCACACCCAGTTCGTCGAGGGCGGCGAGAACGTCGTGGCGCTCGAAGAGGCGATCAAGAACGCGAAGGCCGAGACCGGACGCCCGTCGTTCATCGCGGTGCGGACCGTGATCGGCTACCCGGCCCCGAAGAAGATGGGCACCGGCAAGGCGCACGGCGCCGCGCTGGGCGCCGAAGAGGTCGCCGCCGTCAAGGAGGTCCTCGGCTTCGACCCGGCGCAGAGCTTCCAGGTCGACGACGCGGTCATCACGCACACCCGCAAGGCGCTCGAGCGCGGCAAGGCCGCCCACGCCGAGTGGCAGGAGAAGTTCGAGGCCTGGGGCGCCGCCAACCCGGAGCGCAAGAAGCTGGCCGACCGGATGTCGTCCCGCACGCTGCCCGAGGGCTTCGCCGACAACCTGCCGAAGTGGGAGCCGGACGCCAAGGGCGTCGCCACCCGCAAGGCCTCCGGCGAGGTGCTCAACGCGCTGGCCGGGCCGCTGCCCGAGCTGTGGGGCGGCTCCGCCGACCTGGCGGAGAGCAACAACACCACGATGAAGGGCGCCGACTCGTTCGGCCCGGAGAAGGCTTCCACGGACATGTGGAAGACCAGCCCGTACGGCCGGACGCTGCACTTCGGCATCCGCGAGCACGCCATGGGCTCGATCCTGAACGGCATCGCGCTGCACGGCGGGACCCGCCCGTACGGCGCCACGTTCCTGATCTTCTCCGACTACATGCGCCCGCCGGTGCGGCTCGCCGCGCTGATGAAGGCGCCGGTCACCTACGTGTGGACGCACGACTCCATCGGCCTGGGCGAGGACGGCCCCACGCACCAGCCGATCGAGCAGCTGTCCGCGCTGCGCGCGATCCCGGGCCTCAACGTCGTCCGCCCGGCGGACGCGAACGAGACCGCGTACGCGTGGAAGGCCGTCCTGGAGGACGTCCACCACCCGTCGGGCCTCGCGCTCACCCGCCAGAACGTGCCGGTGCTCGAGGGCACCAGCGCCGAGGGCGTGGCAAAGGGCGGCTACGTACTGGCCGACTCCGACGGCACCCCGGACGTGGTGCTGATCGGCACCGGCTCCGAGGTCCAGCTCGCGGTCGAGGCGAAGAAGGCCCTCGCGGCCGACGGCATCAAGGCGCGGGTCGTGTCGATGCCGTGCGTCGAGTGGTTCGACGCACAGGACCAGTCCTACCGGGACTCCGTCATCCCGCCGTCGGTGAAGGCGCGCGTGTCCGTCGAGGCGGGCATCGCCCAGTCCTGGCACCGCTTCACCGGTGACGCCGGGGTGAACGTTTCGATCGAGCACTTCGGTGCGTCGGCCGATGCCGCCACACTGTTCCGTGAGTTCGGCTTCACCACCGACGCCGTCACCGACGCCGCCCGCCGCTCGATCGCCAACACCAAGAACTGA
- the zwf gene encoding glucose-6-phosphate dehydrogenase, whose protein sequence is MTVSQQWQNPLRDPRDKRLPRIAGPSSLVIFGVTGDLARKKLMPAIYDLANRGLLPAGFSLVGFARRDWEHQDFGELVHDSVKEHARTPFKESVWNRLAEGIRFVQGTFDDDDAFDRLAQTVKDLDIERGTGGNTAFYLSIPPGAFPVVTKQLARSGLANADENTWRRVVIEKPFGHDLKSAEELNAIVNDVFPEESVFRIDHYLGKETVQNILALRFANQLFEPIWNANYIDHVQITMAEDIGLGGRAGYYDGIGAARDVIQNHLLQLLAFTAMDEPLSFEPKALRAEKAKVLAATKPLEPFEETTARGQYAGGWQGGTKVPGLLQEAGFAKDSKTETYAAVTLEVQNRRWAGVPFYLRTGKRLGRRVTEIAVVYKRAPHLPFDSTSTEELGQNALVIRVQPDEGITLRFGSKVPGTTMEVRDVTMDFGYGHAFTESSPEAYERLILDVLLGEPSLFPVNEEVELSWEILDPILDHWAKKGSPEQYAPGTWGPKSADEMLERTGRNWRRP, encoded by the coding sequence ATGACCGTTTCCCAGCAGTGGCAGAACCCGCTGCGCGATCCGCGGGACAAGCGGCTGCCGCGCATCGCCGGGCCGTCCAGCCTGGTGATCTTCGGGGTCACCGGCGACCTGGCCCGCAAGAAGCTGATGCCCGCCATCTACGACCTGGCCAACCGCGGGCTGCTGCCCGCCGGCTTCTCGCTCGTCGGGTTCGCCCGCCGGGACTGGGAGCACCAGGACTTCGGCGAGCTGGTGCACGACTCGGTGAAGGAGCACGCGCGGACGCCGTTCAAGGAGTCGGTCTGGAACCGGCTCGCCGAGGGCATCCGGTTCGTGCAGGGCACCTTCGACGACGACGACGCCTTCGACCGCCTCGCCCAGACCGTCAAGGACCTGGACATCGAGCGCGGCACCGGCGGCAACACGGCGTTCTACCTGTCGATCCCGCCCGGCGCGTTCCCGGTGGTGACCAAGCAGCTGGCCCGCTCCGGGCTGGCGAACGCCGACGAGAACACCTGGCGCCGCGTCGTCATCGAGAAGCCCTTCGGCCACGACCTCAAGAGCGCCGAAGAGCTGAACGCGATCGTCAACGACGTCTTCCCCGAGGAGTCGGTGTTCCGCATCGACCACTACCTCGGCAAGGAGACGGTGCAGAACATCCTGGCGCTGCGCTTCGCGAACCAGCTGTTCGAGCCGATCTGGAACGCCAACTACATCGACCACGTGCAGATCACCATGGCCGAGGACATCGGCCTCGGCGGCCGCGCGGGGTACTACGACGGGATCGGCGCCGCCCGCGACGTCATCCAGAACCACCTGCTGCAGCTGCTCGCCTTCACCGCGATGGACGAGCCGCTGTCGTTCGAGCCGAAGGCGCTGCGCGCGGAGAAGGCGAAAGTGCTGGCGGCGACCAAGCCGCTGGAGCCGTTCGAGGAAACCACCGCGCGCGGGCAGTACGCCGGCGGCTGGCAGGGCGGCACGAAGGTGCCGGGCCTGCTGCAGGAGGCCGGGTTCGCCAAGGACTCCAAGACCGAGACCTACGCCGCGGTGACGCTGGAGGTGCAGAACCGCCGCTGGGCGGGGGTGCCGTTCTACCTGCGCACCGGCAAGCGGCTCGGCCGCCGCGTCACCGAGATCGCGGTGGTCTACAAGCGCGCCCCGCACCTGCCGTTCGACTCGACCTCGACCGAGGAGCTGGGGCAGAACGCGCTGGTCATCCGCGTGCAGCCGGACGAGGGCATCACGCTGCGGTTCGGCTCGAAGGTGCCGGGGACCACGATGGAGGTCCGCGACGTCACCATGGACTTCGGTTACGGGCACGCCTTCACCGAGTCCTCCCCCGAGGCGTACGAGCGGCTGATCCTCGACGTGCTGCTGGGCGAGCCTTCGCTGTTCCCGGTGAACGAAGAGGTCGAGCTGTCCTGGGAGATCCTGGACCCGATCCTGGACCACTGGGCCAAAAAGGGTTCGCCGGAGCAGTACGCGCCGGGGACCTGGGGACCGAAGAGCGCGGACGAAATGCTGGAGCGTACCGGCCGGAACTGGAGGCGTCCGTGA
- the pgl gene encoding 6-phosphogluconolactonase — translation MSRTEVVVYANADLLAAAAAARLVTRIVDIQAAKGSASVGLTGGGTGIAVLRELRESSARDAIDWSRLDLYWGDERFVPADSDERNEKQAREALLDHVPLDPKRVYAMAPSDGEFGDDVDAAAAAYAQVLAANASADGTDDGSGVPAFDIMMLGLGGEGHTASVFPDSPAVHDRGHSVVAVRDCPKPPPTRVSLTLPAIRRAREVWLMTAGEAKAEAVSLALSGADETQVPVSGARGYRRTLWLLDRTAAGKLTKVYQTPTA, via the coding sequence ATGAGCCGCACCGAGGTCGTCGTGTACGCGAACGCCGACCTGCTGGCCGCCGCCGCGGCGGCCCGGCTGGTCACGCGGATCGTGGACATCCAGGCGGCCAAGGGCTCGGCGTCGGTCGGGCTGACCGGCGGCGGCACCGGCATCGCGGTGTTGCGGGAGCTGCGGGAGTCCAGCGCCCGGGACGCCATCGACTGGTCGCGCCTCGACCTCTACTGGGGCGACGAGCGGTTCGTGCCCGCGGATTCGGACGAGCGGAACGAGAAGCAGGCCCGCGAGGCCCTGCTCGACCACGTGCCGCTCGACCCGAAGCGCGTGTACGCGATGGCGCCATCGGACGGCGAGTTCGGCGACGACGTGGACGCGGCCGCCGCGGCGTACGCGCAGGTGCTGGCCGCCAACGCCAGTGCCGACGGGACCGACGACGGCAGCGGCGTCCCGGCGTTCGACATCATGATGCTGGGCCTCGGCGGCGAAGGGCACACCGCTTCGGTGTTCCCCGACTCGCCGGCGGTCCACGACCGCGGGCACTCGGTGGTGGCGGTGCGCGACTGCCCCAAGCCGCCGCCCACCCGCGTCTCGCTCACGCTGCCGGCGATCCGCCGCGCGCGTGAGGTCTGGCTGATGACAGCGGGCGAAGCCAAGGCCGAGGCCGTCTCGCTGGCGCTTTCGGGCGCCGACGAGACGCAGGTGCCGGTCTCCGGCGCCCGCGGCTACCGGCGGACGCTCTGGCTCCTGGACCGCACCGCGGCCGGGAAGCTGACGAAGGTCTACCAGACGCCGACGGCGTAG
- a CDS encoding glucose-6-phosphate isomerase — MTGDETGVEIVDAELAGKAAPLVERLVADQAATKLAANDATLWGTDAESEASIRLSWTSLHKSSRPLIGEIEALRTELRSEGVDRVVLAGMGGSSLAPEVIAGTSDVALTVLDTTDPGQVADALAGDLERTVLVVSSKSGGTLETDSHRRIFAKAFADAGIDAARRIVVVTDPGSPFAELSEKEGYRKTFLADPHVGGRYSALTAFGLVPAGLAGADIARLLDQAAAVAGILGSDSADNPAVKLAAAWAAAHEDGAEKVVLADTGSGIKGFPDWAEQLIAESTGKLGTGLLPVAVEGPEAPGFADVKSDATPVAIGDAEGAAKIAVTGPLGAQFLLWEFATALAGRLLGINPFDQPDVEAAKKAARALLDDPEKLKGGETASNVDGSVEIFGSEGVVTEGKLADVLRAFFASAPEKGYIAVQAYLDRLDDASTALLRGEVAKRTGLQTTFGWGPRFLHSTGQYHKGGHQNGNFLQVTGAVAEDLEVPDRPYTLGQLQHAQALGDGQVLAEHGRPVLRLHLTDRAAGLAELVRAVQEVGA; from the coding sequence ATGACAGGGGATGAAACCGGCGTCGAGATCGTCGACGCCGAACTGGCAGGCAAGGCGGCGCCCCTGGTCGAGCGCCTGGTCGCCGATCAGGCGGCCACCAAGCTCGCCGCGAACGACGCCACGCTGTGGGGCACGGATGCCGAGTCCGAAGCGTCGATCCGGTTGTCCTGGACGTCGCTGCACAAGTCGTCCCGGCCGCTGATCGGCGAGATCGAGGCGCTGCGCACGGAGCTGCGCAGCGAGGGTGTCGACCGGGTGGTGCTCGCCGGCATGGGCGGCTCCTCGCTCGCGCCGGAGGTCATCGCCGGCACGTCCGACGTCGCGCTGACCGTGCTCGACACCACCGACCCGGGCCAGGTGGCCGACGCGCTCGCGGGCGACCTCGAGCGCACGGTGCTGGTGGTGTCGTCCAAGTCCGGCGGCACGCTGGAGACCGACAGCCACCGGCGGATCTTCGCCAAGGCGTTCGCGGACGCGGGCATCGACGCGGCGCGGCGGATCGTGGTCGTCACCGACCCGGGCTCGCCGTTCGCCGAGCTGTCCGAGAAGGAGGGCTACCGCAAGACCTTCCTGGCCGACCCGCACGTCGGCGGCCGCTACTCGGCGCTGACCGCGTTCGGGCTGGTGCCCGCGGGCCTGGCCGGCGCGGACATCGCGCGGCTGCTCGACCAGGCCGCCGCGGTGGCCGGGATCCTCGGCTCCGACTCGGCGGACAACCCGGCGGTCAAGCTGGCCGCCGCTTGGGCCGCCGCGCACGAGGACGGTGCGGAGAAGGTCGTGCTCGCGGACACGGGCTCGGGCATCAAGGGCTTCCCCGACTGGGCGGAGCAGCTGATCGCCGAGTCCACCGGCAAGCTCGGCACCGGCCTGCTGCCGGTCGCCGTCGAGGGCCCGGAGGCGCCCGGCTTCGCCGACGTGAAGTCCGACGCCACCCCGGTCGCCATCGGCGACGCGGAGGGCGCGGCGAAGATCGCCGTCACCGGCCCGCTCGGCGCGCAGTTCCTGCTGTGGGAGTTCGCGACCGCGCTCGCCGGGCGGCTGCTCGGGATCAACCCGTTCGACCAGCCCGACGTCGAGGCCGCCAAGAAGGCCGCGCGCGCTCTGCTGGACGACCCGGAGAAGCTGAAGGGCGGCGAGACCGCGTCCAATGTGGACGGTTCCGTCGAGATCTTCGGCAGCGAAGGCGTTGTCACCGAAGGAAAGCTGGCGGACGTGCTGCGGGCGTTCTTCGCCTCGGCGCCGGAAAAGGGCTACATCGCGGTGCAGGCCTACCTCGACCGCCTCGACGACGCGTCCACGGCGCTGCTTCGCGGTGAGGTCGCCAAGCGCACCGGCCTGCAGACCACCTTCGGCTGGGGCCCGCGGTTCCTGCACTCCACCGGGCAGTACCACAAGGGCGGCCACCAGAACGGCAACTTCCTCCAGGTCACCGGCGCGGTCGCCGAGGACCTCGAGGTGCCGGACCGCCCGTACACCCTCGGCCAGCTGCAGCACGCGCAGGCGCTGGGCGACGGCCAGGTGCTCGCCGAGCACGGCCGCCCGGTGCTGCGGCTGCACCTGACCGACCGCGCCGCCGGGCTGGCCGAGCTGGTCCGCGCCGTACAGGAGGTCGGAGCATGA
- the tal gene encoding transaldolase has protein sequence MSTTDRLAQLSEAGVSIWLDDLSRERLNTGNLAGLVRDKHVVGVTTNPTIFANALAKGEAYDAQVKELADRGADLDGTVRELTTTDVRNAADLFRDVYNATGGVDGRVSIEVDPRLAKDTAKTVAEAKDLWKTVDRPNVLIKIPATEEGLPAITAVLAEGISVNVTLIFSVERYENVIKAFFAGLEQAKANGHDLKGIHSVASFFVSRVDSEVDKRLNAIGTDEAKALLGEAAIANARLAYAAFEKLLDTDRWKALAADGAHAQRPLWASTGVKDPAYSDTRYVDQLVVKDTVNTMPEKTLDAAADHAEITGDQVTGKGPEAQAVFDKLSGVGIDITDVFLTLENEGVEKFEKSWQELLESVTGQLSKAKG, from the coding sequence ATGAGCACCACTGATCGGCTCGCGCAGCTGTCCGAGGCCGGGGTCTCGATCTGGCTGGACGACCTTTCGCGCGAGCGGCTGAACACGGGCAACCTCGCCGGGCTCGTCCGCGACAAGCACGTCGTCGGCGTCACCACCAACCCGACGATCTTCGCGAACGCGCTGGCGAAGGGCGAAGCCTACGACGCACAGGTGAAGGAGCTGGCCGACCGCGGCGCGGACCTCGACGGGACCGTGCGCGAGCTGACCACCACCGACGTGCGCAACGCCGCGGACCTGTTCCGCGACGTCTACAACGCCACCGGCGGGGTCGACGGCCGCGTGTCCATCGAGGTGGACCCGCGCCTGGCCAAGGACACCGCGAAGACCGTGGCCGAGGCCAAGGACCTGTGGAAGACGGTCGACCGGCCGAACGTGCTGATCAAGATCCCGGCCACCGAGGAGGGACTGCCGGCCATCACCGCGGTGCTGGCCGAGGGCATCAGCGTCAACGTCACGCTCATCTTCTCGGTGGAGCGCTACGAGAACGTGATCAAGGCGTTCTTCGCCGGCCTGGAGCAGGCGAAGGCCAACGGCCACGACCTCAAGGGCATCCACTCGGTCGCCTCGTTCTTCGTGTCCCGTGTGGACAGTGAGGTCGACAAGCGGCTGAACGCGATCGGCACCGACGAGGCGAAGGCGCTGCTCGGCGAGGCGGCCATCGCCAACGCCCGGCTCGCGTACGCGGCCTTCGAGAAGCTGCTGGACACCGACCGCTGGAAGGCGCTGGCCGCCGACGGCGCGCACGCGCAGCGTCCGCTGTGGGCCTCCACCGGCGTCAAGGACCCGGCGTACTCCGACACCCGCTACGTGGACCAGCTGGTCGTCAAGGACACCGTGAACACGATGCCCGAGAAGACCCTTGATGCCGCCGCCGACCACGCCGAGATCACCGGCGACCAGGTCACCGGCAAGGGTCCCGAGGCGCAGGCCGTGTTCGACAAGCTGAGCGGCGTGGGCATCGACATCACCGACGTGTTCCTCACCCTCGAGAACGAGGGCGTGGAGAAGTTCGAGAAGTCCTGGCAGGAGCTGCTCGAATCCGTCACCGGCCAGCTGTCCAAGGCGAAGGGCTGA
- the opcA gene encoding glucose-6-phosphate dehydrogenase assembly protein OpcA, which translates to MIIDLPSTTTSALNKKLVEIREQGGQVALGRVLTLVIVADDDAKLEEAIEAANDASREHPSRVIVVAKGARTAAPRIDGQIRVGGDAGASEVIVLRLYGPLATQGQSAVVPLLLPDAPIVTWWPGAGPKSPAEDPLGDLAQRRITDSAAEKNPIRALTTRAKSYVEGDTDLAWTRLTRWRAQLVSALDLPPYEKVTGATVTGEADSPSTELLAGWLAEYLKVPVKRIKSSSAQGIISVTLERRSGSVELTRPDGRVGTLTQPGQPTRRIALQRRTNEDCLIEELRRLDPDEVYEASLHGLHKIASGTTATAKPAPAEKKAPAKATATATATAKKTPAKAKTAEKSGS; encoded by the coding sequence GTGATCATCGACCTGCCATCCACCACTACTTCGGCACTGAACAAGAAGCTGGTGGAGATCCGCGAGCAGGGCGGCCAGGTCGCGCTCGGCCGGGTGCTGACCCTGGTGATAGTGGCCGACGACGACGCCAAGCTCGAGGAGGCCATCGAGGCGGCCAACGACGCGAGCCGGGAGCACCCGTCGCGGGTGATCGTGGTCGCCAAGGGCGCCCGCACGGCGGCTCCGCGCATCGACGGCCAGATCCGCGTGGGCGGCGACGCCGGCGCGAGCGAGGTCATCGTGCTGCGGCTCTACGGGCCGCTGGCCACGCAGGGCCAGAGCGCGGTGGTCCCGTTGCTGCTGCCGGACGCGCCGATCGTCACCTGGTGGCCGGGCGCGGGCCCGAAGTCGCCGGCGGAGGACCCGCTGGGCGACCTCGCGCAGCGGCGCATCACCGACTCGGCCGCGGAGAAGAACCCGATCCGGGCGCTCACCACGCGGGCCAAGTCCTATGTGGAGGGTGACACCGACCTGGCGTGGACCCGGCTGACGCGCTGGCGCGCCCAGCTCGTCTCGGCGCTGGACCTGCCGCCGTACGAGAAGGTCACCGGCGCGACCGTGACCGGCGAGGCGGACTCGCCGTCCACCGAGCTGCTCGCGGGCTGGCTCGCCGAGTACCTCAAGGTGCCGGTGAAGCGGATCAAGAGCTCCAGTGCGCAGGGCATCATCTCGGTGACGCTGGAGCGGCGGTCGGGCTCGGTCGAGCTGACGCGGCCGGACGGGCGGGTCGGCACGCTGACCCAGCCGGGCCAGCCCACCCGGCGGATCGCGCTCCAGCGGCGCACCAACGAGGACTGCCTGATCGAGGAGCTGCGGCGGCTCGACCCGGACGAGGTCTACGAGGCGTCCCTGCACGGCCTGCACAAGATCGCCTCGGGCACCACGGCGACGGCGAAGCCGGCCCCGGCCGAGAAGAAGGCCCCGGCCAAGGCGACCGCGACCGCGACCGCGACCGCCAAGAAGACCCCCGCCAAGGCGAAGACGGCGGAAAAGAGCGGTTCATGA
- a CDS encoding glycoside hydrolase family 25 protein: protein MALGIDIYRSFQTVTDWQGVKNHGVSYVYVKLSDGGGRPVGGPGDNEVNGARSVGIPVGGYHFVQAHPGPEAQADVFLGEVRRLGATGCVPMLDLEDNPASSKLPNIPDGQKRGFATAFCNHVASQGFRPGVYLNNALAKKLRPDTWGVSGLVIWIARYGARPDAAAGRYDLHQYSSTGQVPGIKARGVDLDESYTDAHLTGGVDRRKVTELMERVKIPVSMNSSAVRLYLSGSETSAIIIRPHLNGDGFAAHPVWLGNIYAWGSDKSGIGHNPVTEPGFDPKVMSHRRYEFPGAVWADLEYSSAEEFDIDIVG from the coding sequence ATGGCGCTGGGCATCGACATCTATCGGAGCTTCCAGACCGTGACGGATTGGCAGGGGGTCAAGAACCACGGCGTCAGCTACGTCTACGTCAAGCTCTCCGACGGGGGCGGGCGGCCGGTGGGCGGGCCGGGGGACAACGAGGTCAACGGCGCCCGGTCGGTCGGCATCCCGGTCGGGGGCTACCACTTCGTGCAGGCTCATCCCGGGCCGGAGGCCCAGGCCGACGTCTTCCTCGGCGAGGTCCGGCGGCTCGGCGCGACCGGGTGCGTGCCGATGCTCGACCTGGAGGACAACCCGGCGAGCTCGAAGCTGCCGAACATCCCGGACGGGCAGAAGCGCGGTTTCGCCACGGCCTTCTGCAACCACGTCGCGAGCCAGGGCTTCCGGCCCGGCGTGTACCTGAACAACGCGCTGGCGAAGAAGCTGCGGCCCGACACCTGGGGTGTGTCCGGCCTGGTCATCTGGATCGCCCGCTACGGCGCGCGCCCCGACGCCGCGGCCGGGCGCTACGACCTGCATCAGTACTCCAGCACAGGACAGGTGCCCGGGATCAAGGCCCGCGGCGTCGATCTCGACGAGTCGTACACCGACGCCCATCTCACCGGGGGCGTTGATCGACGGAAAGTGACCGAACTGATGGAACGCGTGAAGATCCCGGTCAGCATGAACAGCAGTGCGGTGCGGCTGTACCTGTCCGGCAGCGAGACCTCGGCGATCATCATCCGCCCGCACCTGAACGGCGACGGCTTCGCGGCCCACCCGGTGTGGCTCGGCAACATCTACGCCTGGGGCAGCGACAAGTCCGGCATCGGGCACAACCCGGTGACCGAGCCGGGCTTCGACCCGAAGGTCATGTCCCACCGCCGGTACGAGTTCCCGGGCGCGGTCTGGGCCGACCTCGAGTACAGCTCCGCCGAGGAGTTCGACATCGACATCGTCGGCTGA